In Gammaproteobacteria bacterium, the following proteins share a genomic window:
- the dapB gene encoding 4-hydroxy-tetrahydrodipicolinate reductase → MTTRIAITGAAGRMGRTLIEAVHQAEGVVVTAAFEHPEHDLLGSDAGLLAGVGEIGVPLTADVAALTSVFDVLIDFTRPQATLANLTMCRVAGRRMVIGTTGFSDAEKAQLQAAATEIGIVFAPNMSVGVNLCFKLLDMAARVLGDEVDIEIIEAHHRHKVDAPSGTALRMGEVVAAALGRDLKDCAVYGREGVTGERDRKTIGFETIRAGDIVGDHTVLFAGIGERIEITHKASSRMTFARGAVRAADWLMGRATGLYDMQDVLDLRS, encoded by the coding sequence ATGACCACCCGCATCGCCATCACCGGCGCCGCCGGCCGCATGGGCCGCACCCTGATCGAGGCCGTCCACCAGGCCGAGGGCGTCGTCGTCACGGCCGCCTTCGAGCATCCCGAACATGACCTCCTCGGCTCGGATGCCGGGCTGCTGGCGGGCGTGGGCGAGATCGGCGTGCCGCTGACGGCCGACGTCGCGGCGCTGACCAGCGTGTTCGATGTGCTGATCGATTTCACCCGCCCGCAGGCCACGCTGGCGAACCTGACCATGTGCCGGGTCGCCGGCCGGCGCATGGTCATCGGCACGACCGGGTTCAGCGACGCCGAGAAGGCGCAGCTTCAGGCGGCTGCCACTGAGATCGGTATCGTGTTCGCGCCCAACATGAGCGTGGGCGTGAACCTGTGTTTCAAACTGCTGGACATGGCCGCGCGGGTGCTGGGCGATGAGGTCGACATCGAGATCATCGAGGCACACCACCGTCATAAGGTCGATGCGCCCTCGGGCACGGCGCTGCGCATGGGCGAGGTGGTGGCCGCCGCGCTTGGCCGCGATCTGAAGGACTGCGCCGTCTATGGTCGCGAGGGTGTCACCGGCGAGCGCGATCGCAAGACCATCGGGTTCGAGACCATCCGCGCCGGCGACATCGTCGGTGACCATACGGTGCTGTTCGCCGGCATCGGCGAGCGCATCGAGATTACCCACAAGGCCTCCAGCCGCATGACCTTCGCCAGGGGTGCGGTACGCGCCGCCGACTGGCTGATGGGTCGCGCCACCGGGCTGTATGACATGCAGGATGTGCTCGACCTCAGAAGCTGA
- the carA gene encoding glutamine-hydrolyzing carbamoyl-phosphate synthase small subunit — MRKPALLVLEDGSTFRGESIGAAGQTTGEVVFNTAMTGYQEILTDPSYARQIVTLTYPHIGNVGVNPEDEESAHIHSAGLVVRDVPLRASNWRCRETLGAYLQRRGVVGIAGVDTRRLTRILREKGAQAGCIVAGDALDEVAALAAARAFPGLTGMDLAKEVTTHRPYEWAQGSWTLEGGLPTAPHPLEEELPYHVVAYDYGAKRNMLRMLVDRGCRLTVVPAQTPASEVFKLAPDGVFLSNGPGDPEVCDYAIAAIREFTTRKLPLFGICLGYQLLGLASGAGTMKMKFGHHGANHPVQDLASRAVLITSQNHGFAVDETTLPANLQATHRSLFDGTLQGMERTDCPAFGFQGHPEASPGPQDVAPLFDRFIEMMKR; from the coding sequence GTGCGGAAGCCGGCCCTGCTGGTCCTGGAAGATGGCAGTACGTTCCGGGGCGAATCGATCGGCGCCGCTGGGCAGACCACGGGCGAGGTGGTCTTCAATACGGCGATGACCGGGTATCAGGAGATCCTCACCGACCCTTCCTACGCACGGCAGATCGTGACGCTCACCTATCCCCACATCGGTAACGTGGGTGTCAATCCCGAAGACGAGGAGAGTGCGCACATCCACAGCGCCGGGCTGGTGGTGCGCGACGTGCCACTGCGCGCCAGCAACTGGCGCTGCCGCGAGACGCTGGGAGCCTATCTGCAGCGACGCGGCGTCGTTGGCATCGCCGGCGTCGACACCCGCCGGCTGACCCGCATCCTGCGCGAAAAGGGGGCGCAGGCCGGCTGCATCGTGGCCGGCGACGCGCTCGATGAGGTCGCCGCGCTGGCCGCTGCGCGCGCCTTTCCCGGCCTCACAGGCATGGACCTCGCCAAGGAGGTCACCACGCATCGGCCCTATGAATGGGCTCAGGGCAGCTGGACCCTGGAGGGCGGCCTGCCGACGGCGCCGCACCCCCTCGAGGAGGAGCTGCCTTACCACGTGGTCGCCTATGACTACGGCGCCAAGCGCAACATGCTGCGTATGCTGGTCGACCGCGGCTGCCGCCTGACAGTGGTACCCGCCCAGACACCGGCGAGCGAGGTGTTCAAACTCGCGCCGGACGGCGTGTTCCTGTCCAACGGGCCGGGCGATCCCGAGGTCTGCGACTATGCCATCGCGGCGATCCGCGAGTTCACCACCCGCAAGCTGCCGCTGTTCGGCATCTGCCTCGGCTATCAACTGCTCGGTCTGGCCAGCGGCGCCGGCACCATGAAGATGAAATTCGGCCACCACGGTGCCAACCACCCGGTACAGGATCTCGCCAGCCGCGCGGTGCTGATCACCAGCCAGAACCACGGCTTCGCGGTGGACGAGACGACCCTGCCGGCAAATCTGCAAGCAACGCACCGCTCGCTGTTCGATGGCACTTTGCAAGGCATGGAACGTACCGACTGCCCGGCCTTCGGTTTCCAGGGCCACCCCGAGGCGAGCCCCGGCCCGCAAGACGTGGCGCCGTTATTCGACCGTTTCATCGAAATGATGAAACGGTAG
- the carB gene encoding carbamoyl-phosphate synthase large subunit has protein sequence MPKRTDIHSILILGAGPIVIGQACEFDYSGAQACKALKEEGYRIILVNSNPATIMTDPEMADATYIEPVEWRTVAKIIEVERPDALLPTMGGQTALNCALDLAKHGVLEQFGVEMIGASRDAIDKAEDRDRFRQAMKKIGLSMPRSAIAHSMEEALQVQVQIGFPTIIRPSFTMGGSGGGIAYNKEEFVEICERGLDLSPTNELLIEESALGWKEYEMEVVRDHNDNCIIVCSIENFDPMGVHTGDSITVAPAQTLTDKEYQIMRDASLAVLREIGVDTGGSNVQFAVNPDNGHMIIIEMNPRVSRSSALASKATGFPIAKVAAKLAVGYTLDELKNDITGGATPAAFEPSIDYVVTKVPRFTFEKFPQANPRLTTQMKSVGEVMAIGRTFQESLQKALRGLETGIDGLDERVDPKAEDARDILRRELYEAGPERILYVGDAFRMDMSVEEVYDISRIDPWFLAQIEELIRLEGEVRVAGQAGLTADFLRQLKRKGFSDRRLARLLGAPEKEIRDLRRELGVRPVYKRVDTCAAEFATDTAYMYSTYEEECESNPTARDKIMVLGGGPNRIGQGIEFDYCCVHAALALREDGYETIMVNCNPETVSTDYDTSDRLYFEPLTLEDVLEIIDKEQPRGVIVQYGGQTPLKLARELEANGAPIIGTSPDSIDLAEDRERFQQLIDKLGLKQPPNRTARTEEQATRLAAEIGYPLVVRPSYVLGGRAMEIVYNEDDLQRYMREAVKVSNESPVLLDRFLDDAVEVDVDAICDGTDVLIGGIMEHIEQAGVHSGDSACSLPPYTLSAAIQDRLRAQMRAMALELQVVGLMNAQFAIKGDDLYVLEVNPRASRTVPFVSKATGRPLAKIAARCMVGTSLAAQNATRERIPPFFSVKEAVFPFVKFPGVDPLLGPEMKSTGEVMGVGRSFGAAFGRAQLGAGVVLPASGKIFISVRETDRAGAVALAGAFVQHGFEVVATRGTAAAIAATGIPVEVVNKVAEGRPHIVDMIKNNQIRYIVNTTEGKQAIADSYTIRRSALQFKVNYSTTLAHGKATSLALDSLDNVEVNRLQTLHEEVPV, from the coding sequence ATGCCAAAACGTACCGACATACACAGCATCCTGATCCTCGGCGCCGGTCCCATCGTCATCGGGCAGGCCTGCGAGTTCGACTATTCCGGCGCGCAGGCCTGTAAGGCGCTCAAGGAGGAGGGCTACCGGATCATCCTGGTGAACTCCAATCCGGCGACCATCATGACCGATCCGGAAATGGCCGATGCCACCTACATCGAGCCGGTCGAGTGGCGCACGGTGGCGAAGATCATCGAGGTCGAGCGCCCCGATGCGCTGTTGCCGACCATGGGTGGTCAGACGGCGCTGAACTGCGCGCTGGATCTCGCCAAACACGGTGTGCTGGAGCAGTTCGGTGTGGAGATGATCGGTGCGAGCCGCGACGCCATCGACAAGGCCGAGGATCGCGATCGCTTCCGGCAGGCCATGAAGAAGATCGGTCTGTCCATGCCGCGTTCGGCCATCGCCCACAGCATGGAAGAGGCGCTGCAGGTGCAGGTGCAGATCGGCTTTCCGACCATCATCCGCCCCTCCTTCACCATGGGCGGCAGCGGTGGCGGTATTGCCTACAACAAGGAGGAGTTCGTCGAGATCTGTGAGCGCGGCCTGGACCTCTCGCCGACCAATGAGTTGCTGATCGAGGAATCGGCGCTCGGCTGGAAGGAATACGAGATGGAGGTGGTGCGCGATCACAACGACAACTGCATCATCGTGTGTTCCATCGAGAACTTCGATCCGATGGGCGTACACACCGGTGACTCCATCACCGTGGCGCCGGCACAGACGCTGACCGACAAGGAATACCAGATCATGCGTGACGCGTCCCTCGCGGTGCTGCGCGAGATCGGCGTGGATACCGGCGGTTCGAACGTGCAGTTCGCCGTCAACCCTGACAACGGCCACATGATCATCATCGAGATGAACCCGCGCGTGTCGCGTTCCTCGGCACTGGCCTCCAAGGCCACCGGGTTTCCGATCGCCAAGGTCGCCGCCAAGCTCGCCGTCGGGTATACCCTGGACGAGCTCAAGAACGACATCACCGGGGGTGCCACACCGGCCGCATTCGAGCCGTCGATCGATTATGTGGTCACCAAGGTGCCGCGCTTCACCTTCGAGAAATTCCCGCAGGCCAACCCGCGCCTGACCACCCAGATGAAGTCGGTGGGTGAGGTCATGGCCATTGGCCGCACCTTTCAGGAGTCGCTGCAAAAGGCGCTGCGCGGCCTGGAGACGGGCATCGATGGCCTCGACGAGCGCGTCGATCCCAAGGCCGAGGATGCGCGCGACATCCTGCGGCGCGAGCTCTATGAGGCCGGGCCGGAACGGATCCTGTACGTCGGCGACGCCTTTCGCATGGACATGTCGGTCGAGGAGGTCTACGACATCTCCCGGATCGATCCCTGGTTCCTGGCGCAGATCGAGGAACTCATCCGCCTGGAGGGCGAGGTACGGGTCGCCGGCCAGGCGGGCCTGACGGCCGATTTTCTGCGCCAGCTCAAGCGCAAGGGTTTCTCCGACCGCCGTCTGGCACGGTTGCTCGGCGCCCCCGAGAAGGAGATCCGCGACCTGCGCCGTGAACTCGGCGTGCGCCCAGTGTACAAGCGGGTCGACACCTGCGCCGCCGAATTCGCCACCGACACGGCCTACATGTATTCCACCTATGAGGAGGAATGCGAATCCAATCCGACCGCGCGCGACAAGATCATGGTGCTGGGCGGCGGGCCCAACCGCATCGGCCAGGGCATCGAGTTCGACTACTGCTGCGTGCACGCCGCGCTCGCTCTGCGCGAGGACGGCTACGAGACCATCATGGTCAACTGTAATCCGGAGACGGTGTCGACCGACTATGACACCTCGGACCGTCTGTACTTCGAGCCGCTGACGCTCGAGGACGTGCTGGAGATCATCGACAAGGAGCAGCCGCGCGGCGTGATCGTGCAGTACGGCGGCCAGACGCCGCTCAAGCTCGCACGCGAACTGGAGGCCAACGGTGCGCCCATCATCGGTACCAGCCCGGACTCCATCGACCTGGCCGAGGACCGTGAGCGTTTCCAACAGCTGATCGACAAGCTGGGCCTCAAGCAGCCACCGAACCGCACGGCGCGCACCGAGGAGCAGGCCACCCGCCTCGCCGCCGAGATCGGCTATCCGCTGGTGGTGCGGCCATCCTACGTGCTCGGCGGTCGGGCCATGGAGATCGTCTACAACGAAGACGATCTGCAACGCTACATGCGCGAGGCGGTGAAGGTCTCCAACGAATCGCCGGTGCTGCTCGACCGTTTCCTCGATGATGCCGTCGAGGTCGACGTCGACGCCATCTGCGACGGTACCGACGTCCTCATCGGCGGCATCATGGAACATATCGAGCAGGCCGGCGTGCACTCCGGCGACTCGGCCTGCTCGCTGCCGCCCTACACCCTGAGCGCCGCGATCCAGGACCGGTTGCGGGCGCAGATGCGCGCCATGGCCCTGGAGTTGCAAGTGGTCGGCCTGATGAACGCCCAGTTCGCCATCAAGGGTGATGACCTCTACGTATTGGAGGTCAACCCGCGTGCCTCGCGTACCGTACCCTTCGTCTCCAAGGCGACCGGGCGGCCACTGGCCAAGATCGCCGCACGCTGCATGGTCGGCACCTCGCTGGCCGCGCAGAATGCCACGCGCGAACGTATCCCACCGTTCTTCTCGGTGAAGGAGGCGGTGTTCCCGTTCGTCAAATTCCCCGGCGTCGATCCGCTGCTGGGGCCGGAGATGAAGTCCACCGGTGAGGTGATGGGGGTCGGTCGCAGCTTCGGCGCCGCCTTCGGGCGTGCGCAGCTGGGCGCCGGCGTGGTACTACCTGCCAGCGGCAAGATTTTCATCAGCGTGCGCGAGACCGATCGCGCCGGGGCCGTGGCCCTGGCGGGTGCCTTCGTGCAGCACGGTTTCGAGGTGGTGGCGACCCGCGGTACCGCGGCGGCGATCGCCGCGACCGGTATCCCGGTGGAGGTCGTCAACAAGGTGGCCGAGGGCCGGCCGCACATCGTGGATATGATCAAGAACAACCAGATCCGGTATATCGTCAATACGACCGAGGGCAAGCAGGCCATCGCCGACTCGTACACCATCCGTCGCAGTGCACTGCAGTTCAAGGTGAACTACAGCACCACACTGGCACACGGCAAGGCGACCAGCCTGGCGTTGGACAGCCTCGACAACGTCGAGGTCAACCGGCTGCAGACCCTGCATGAGGAGGTGCCGGTATGA
- the greA gene encoding transcription elongation factor GreA: MSKVPLTVRGAEKLRTELQQLKTVERPRIIQAIADARAHGDLKENAEYHAAREQQSFVEGRIKEIEGKLSHAQIIDVTKMPATGTVVFGTTVVIAEEDSGEEMTYRIVGEDEADIKAGLISVNSPIARALIGKQEGDVATVQTPGGARDFEIVEVRYE, translated from the coding sequence ATGAGCAAGGTACCCTTGACGGTGCGCGGTGCGGAAAAACTGCGCACGGAGCTGCAGCAGTTGAAGACAGTCGAGCGCCCACGCATCATCCAGGCCATCGCCGATGCGCGTGCCCACGGCGATCTGAAGGAGAACGCCGAGTATCATGCCGCGCGCGAACAGCAGAGCTTCGTGGAAGGTCGCATCAAGGAGATCGAGGGCAAGCTGAGCCACGCCCAGATCATCGACGTGACCAAGATGCCGGCCACCGGTACGGTGGTCTTCGGCACCACCGTCGTCATTGCCGAGGAAGACAGCGGCGAGGAAATGACCTACCGGATCGTCGGTGAGGACGAGGCCGACATCAAGGCGGGCCTGATCTCGGTGAACTCGCCCATCGCCCGTGCACTGATCGGTAAGCAGGAGGGCGACGTCGCCACCGTGCAGACCCCGGGCGGCGCCCGGGATTTCGAGATCGTCGAGGTGCGCTACGAGTAG